A part of Streptomyces sp. NBC_01235 genomic DNA contains:
- a CDS encoding 3-isopropylmalate dehydrogenase — protein sequence MSRSLNLAVIPGDGIGQEVVAEGLKVLSAVLPQDVKLETKEYDFGARRYHATGETLTDADAEALKQHDAILLGAIGDPSVPSGVLERGFLLKLRFLFDHHVNLRPSKLLPGVATPLAGQPEIDFIVIREGTEGPYTGNGGTIRKGTPHEVATEVSVNTAFGVERVVRDAFARAQARPRKKLTLVHKNNVLAFAGHLWTNIFNKVAEEFPDVTTDYIHVDAATIYLVTDPARFDVIVTDNLFGDIITDLAAAVSGGIGVAASGNINPSGEFPSMFEPVHGSAPDIAGQGKADPTATVLSVALLLRHLGYETEAVRIEDAVSVDLGERGSLPARSTSEIGDALSVRVAG from the coding sequence ATGTCTCGCAGCCTCAATCTCGCAGTGATTCCCGGTGACGGCATCGGCCAGGAGGTCGTGGCCGAAGGTCTCAAGGTCCTCTCCGCCGTCCTCCCGCAGGATGTGAAGCTGGAGACCAAGGAGTACGACTTCGGTGCCAGGCGCTACCACGCCACCGGTGAGACCCTCACCGACGCCGACGCCGAGGCGCTCAAGCAGCACGACGCCATCCTGCTCGGCGCGATCGGCGACCCGAGCGTCCCCTCCGGTGTCCTGGAGCGGGGCTTCCTGCTCAAGCTGCGATTCCTCTTCGACCACCACGTCAACCTGCGTCCGTCGAAGCTCCTCCCGGGTGTCGCCACCCCGCTGGCCGGGCAGCCCGAGATCGACTTCATCGTGATCCGCGAAGGCACCGAGGGCCCGTACACCGGCAACGGCGGCACGATCCGCAAGGGCACCCCGCACGAGGTCGCCACCGAGGTCTCCGTGAACACGGCCTTCGGCGTCGAGCGCGTCGTCCGGGACGCCTTCGCCCGCGCCCAGGCCCGCCCGCGCAAGAAGCTGACGCTGGTCCACAAGAACAACGTGCTGGCCTTCGCCGGTCACCTGTGGACGAACATCTTCAACAAGGTGGCCGAGGAGTTCCCCGACGTCACCACCGACTACATCCACGTCGACGCGGCGACGATCTACCTCGTCACCGACCCCGCTCGTTTCGACGTGATCGTCACCGACAACCTCTTCGGTGACATCATCACCGACCTCGCCGCGGCCGTCTCCGGCGGCATCGGCGTCGCCGCGAGCGGGAACATCAACCCGTCCGGCGAGTTCCCGTCCATGTTCGAGCCCGTGCACGGCTCGGCCCCGGACATCGCCGGCCAGGGCAAGGCCGACCCCACCGCCACGGTCCTGTCCGTCGCCCTGCTCCTGCGCCACCTCGGCTACGAGACCGAGGCCGTCCGCATCGAGGACGCCGTCTCCGTCGACCTGGGGGAGCGCGGCTCGCTGCCCGCGCGCAGCACCTCCGAGATCGGCGACGCGCTCTCCGTACGAGTAGCCGGCTGA
- a CDS encoding branched-chain amino acid aminotransferase has translation MTTPTIELKPSASPTSAAEREAILANPGFGRHFTDHMVTIKWTEGRGWHDGQLVPYAPIPLDPATMVLHYAQEIFEGLKAYRRPDGSVATFRPDQNAKRFQRSARRLAMPELPVETFIEACDALVGQDKDWVPAHGGEESLYLRPFMIATEVGLGVKPANEYLFLVIASPAGAYFPGGVKPVSIWVSEDHVRAVPGGMGDAKTGGNYAASLLAQAEAAAQGCAQVCYLDAVERKWVEELGGMNLYFVYGDKIVTPSLTGSILEGVTRDSLLSVARDLGYEAEEGRVSVEQWQRDSENGTLKEVFACGTAAVITPVGTVKRTGGEWQQSGGEPGEVTLRLRQALLDIQRGTAEDKHGWMHELG, from the coding sequence ATGACGACGCCCACGATCGAGCTAAAGCCCTCCGCCAGCCCCACCTCCGCCGCCGAGCGCGAGGCGATCCTGGCGAACCCCGGGTTCGGCCGCCACTTCACCGACCACATGGTGACGATCAAGTGGACCGAGGGTCGAGGCTGGCACGACGGCCAGCTCGTTCCCTACGCGCCGATCCCCCTCGACCCGGCCACCATGGTCCTGCACTACGCGCAGGAGATCTTCGAGGGCCTGAAGGCGTACCGCCGTCCCGACGGCTCCGTCGCCACCTTCCGCCCCGACCAGAACGCCAAGCGCTTCCAGCGCTCCGCCCGCCGCCTGGCCATGCCCGAGCTGCCGGTCGAGACGTTCATCGAGGCCTGCGACGCCCTCGTCGGCCAGGACAAGGACTGGGTGCCCGCGCACGGCGGCGAGGAGTCCCTCTACCTGCGCCCCTTCATGATCGCGACCGAGGTCGGCCTGGGTGTGAAGCCGGCCAACGAGTACCTCTTCCTCGTCATCGCCTCGCCGGCCGGCGCCTACTTCCCGGGCGGCGTCAAGCCCGTCTCCATCTGGGTCTCCGAGGACCACGTCCGCGCCGTCCCCGGCGGCATGGGCGACGCCAAGACGGGCGGCAACTACGCCGCCTCACTGCTCGCCCAGGCCGAGGCCGCCGCGCAGGGCTGCGCCCAGGTCTGCTACCTCGACGCGGTCGAGCGCAAGTGGGTCGAGGAGCTCGGCGGCATGAACCTGTACTTCGTGTACGGCGACAAGATCGTCACACCCTCGCTGACGGGCTCCATCCTGGAGGGCGTCACCCGCGACAGCCTCCTCAGCGTCGCCCGCGACCTCGGCTACGAGGCCGAGGAGGGCCGCGTCTCCGTCGAGCAGTGGCAGCGCGACTCCGAGAACGGCACGCTGAAGGAGGTCTTCGCCTGCGGCACCGCCGCCGTGATCACCCCCGTCGGCACGGTCAAGCGCACCGGCGGCGAGTGGCAGCAGTCGGGCGGCGAGCCCGGCGAGGTCACCCTCAGGCTCCGCCAGGCCCTGCTGGACATCCAGCGCGGCACGGCCGAGGACAAGCACGGCTGGATGCACGAGCTGGGCTGA
- the cimA gene encoding citramalate synthase, translated as MTATSELDDSFHVFDTTLRDGAQREGINLTVADKLAIARHLDDFGVGFIEGGWPGANPRDTEFFARAQQEIDFKHAQLVAFGATRRAGAKAAEDPQVKALLDSGAAVITLVAKSHDRHVELALRTTLDENLAMVSDTVSFLKGQGRRVFVDCEHFFDGYRANPEYAKAVVRAASEAGADVVILCDTNGGMLPAQVQAVVSTVLADTGARLGIHTQDDTGCAVANTLAAVDAGATHVQCTANGYGERVGNANLFPVVAALELKYGKKVLPEGKLREMTRISHAIAEVVNLTPSTHQPYVGVSAFAHKAGLHASAIKVDPDLYQHIDPEQVGNTMRMLVSDMAGRASIELKGKELGVDLGDDREVVGRVVERVKERELKGYTYEAADASFELLLRAEVEGGPLKYFEVESWRAIVEDRPDGTHANEATVKLWAKGERIVATAEGNGPVNALDRALRVALEKIYPQLAKLDLVDYKVRILEGVHGTQSTTRVLISTTDGAGEWSTVGVAENVIAASWQALEDAYTYGLLRAGVDPAE; from the coding sequence ATGACCGCAACCAGCGAGCTCGACGATTCGTTCCACGTCTTCGACACCACCCTGCGCGACGGTGCGCAGCGTGAGGGCATCAACCTCACCGTCGCCGACAAGCTGGCCATCGCCCGGCACCTGGACGACTTCGGCGTGGGCTTCATCGAGGGCGGCTGGCCCGGCGCCAACCCGCGGGACACCGAGTTCTTCGCCCGTGCCCAGCAGGAGATCGACTTCAAGCACGCCCAGCTGGTCGCCTTCGGCGCGACCCGCCGGGCTGGCGCGAAGGCCGCGGAGGACCCGCAGGTCAAGGCGCTGCTGGACTCGGGCGCGGCGGTGATCACCCTGGTCGCGAAGTCCCACGACCGGCACGTCGAGCTGGCCCTGCGCACGACGCTCGACGAGAACCTGGCGATGGTCAGCGACACCGTGTCCTTCCTCAAGGGCCAGGGCCGCCGGGTCTTCGTCGACTGCGAGCACTTCTTCGACGGCTACCGCGCCAACCCCGAGTACGCGAAGGCGGTCGTCCGGGCGGCGTCCGAGGCCGGCGCGGACGTGGTCATCCTGTGCGACACCAACGGCGGCATGCTCCCGGCGCAGGTCCAGGCGGTCGTCTCCACGGTCCTCGCCGACACCGGCGCCCGCCTCGGCATCCACACCCAGGACGACACCGGCTGCGCGGTGGCCAACACCCTGGCCGCGGTGGACGCGGGCGCGACGCACGTCCAGTGCACGGCGAACGGCTACGGCGAGCGGGTCGGCAACGCCAACCTGTTCCCGGTCGTGGCCGCGCTGGAACTGAAGTACGGCAAGAAGGTGCTGCCCGAGGGCAAGCTGCGCGAGATGACCCGCATCTCGCACGCGATCGCCGAGGTCGTCAACCTCACGCCGTCCACACACCAGCCGTACGTGGGTGTCTCGGCCTTCGCGCACAAGGCCGGGCTGCACGCCTCGGCCATCAAGGTCGACCCGGACCTGTACCAGCACATCGACCCCGAGCAGGTCGGCAACACCATGCGGATGCTGGTGTCCGACATGGCCGGGCGTGCCTCGATCGAGCTCAAGGGCAAGGAGCTCGGCGTCGACCTGGGCGACGACCGCGAAGTGGTCGGCCGGGTGGTGGAGCGGGTCAAGGAGCGCGAGCTCAAGGGCTACACCTACGAGGCGGCGGACGCCTCGTTCGAGCTGCTGCTGCGCGCGGAGGTCGAGGGCGGGCCGCTGAAGTACTTCGAGGTCGAGTCCTGGCGGGCCATCGTCGAGGACCGCCCCGACGGCACCCACGCCAACGAGGCGACGGTCAAGCTGTGGGCCAAGGGCGAGCGCATCGTCGCGACGGCGGAGGGCAACGGCCCGGTCAACGCCCTGGACCGCGCCCTGCGCGTGGCCCTGGAGAAGATCTACCCGCAGCTGGCCAAGCTCGACCTGGTCGACTACAAGGTCCGCATCCTGGAGGGCGTCCACGGCACCCAGTCCACCACCCGCGTCCTGATCTCCACGACGGACGGGGCGGGCGAGTGGTCCACGGTGGGCGTGGCGGAGAACGTCATCGCGGCCTCGTGGCAGGCCCTGGAGGACGCCTACACGTACGGGCTGCTGCGGGCGGGGGTGGACCCGGCGGAGTGA
- a CDS encoding S1 family peptidase, with product MKKLLTALKRFAAVGAAALAIAGLQPVSAAQAAPSPVVGGTRAAQGEFPFMVRLSMGCGGALYTQQIVLTAAHCVSGTGANTSITATAGVVDLQSTTGRVQVKSTYVYRAPGYNGNGKDWALIKLASPITTLPTLKIATTTQYNTGTFTIAGWGAATEGGAQQRYLLKATVPFVSDATCRTYSGYSGLVAGDEICAGYTAGGTDTCQGDSGGPMFRRDANNEWIQVGIVSWGIGCARANAPGVYSEVSTFASAIASAAASL from the coding sequence TTGAAGAAGCTCCTCACCGCCCTCAAGAGATTCGCCGCCGTCGGCGCGGCCGCACTCGCGATCGCCGGCCTCCAGCCCGTCTCGGCCGCTCAGGCCGCTCCCTCGCCCGTCGTCGGCGGAACCCGCGCCGCGCAGGGCGAGTTCCCGTTCATGGTCCGGCTCTCCATGGGCTGCGGCGGGGCGCTCTACACCCAGCAGATCGTGCTCACCGCCGCGCACTGCGTCAGCGGGACCGGCGCCAACACCAGCATCACCGCCACCGCCGGCGTCGTGGACCTGCAGTCCACCACCGGCCGGGTCCAGGTCAAGTCCACGTACGTGTACCGGGCCCCCGGCTACAACGGCAACGGCAAGGACTGGGCGCTCATCAAGCTCGCCTCGCCCATCACCACGCTGCCCACCCTGAAGATCGCCACCACCACGCAGTACAACACCGGCACCTTCACCATCGCCGGCTGGGGAGCCGCGACCGAGGGCGGCGCCCAGCAGCGCTACCTGCTCAAGGCCACCGTGCCCTTCGTGAGTGACGCGACCTGCCGCACGTACAGCGGCTACAGCGGCCTCGTCGCCGGCGACGAGATCTGCGCCGGGTACACGGCCGGCGGCACCGACACCTGCCAGGGCGACTCGGGCGGCCCGATGTTCCGCCGGGACGCCAACAACGAGTGGATCCAGGTCGGCATCGTGAGCTGGGGCATCGGCTGCGCCCGGGCCAACGCCCCCGGCGTCTACTCCGAGGTGTCCACCTTCGCCTCGGCCATCGCCTCGGCTGCGGCCTCGCTCTGA
- a CDS encoding response regulator transcription factor gives MTAGEVRIVIADDHELVRVGYAGLLGTQADFTVVGTARDGAEAVRVCRERRCDVVLMDVRMPVMDGIEATGRLRGPDAPRVLVLTTFDLDEHVYDALAAGASGFLLKDVTAERLFDAVRVVAAGEALLAPAVTRRLIAEFARQRPRSRAQGAQDAQGVLSALTPRETDVLRLLAEGLSNPEVAARLRVGEETVKTHVSRVLSKLGLRDRTQAVVMAYESGLVVPGSP, from the coding sequence GTGACCGCCGGCGAGGTCAGGATCGTCATCGCCGACGACCACGAGCTCGTGCGCGTCGGCTACGCCGGACTCCTCGGCACACAGGCGGACTTCACCGTCGTCGGGACCGCGCGGGACGGTGCGGAGGCGGTGCGGGTGTGCCGGGAGCGGCGTTGCGACGTGGTCCTCATGGACGTCCGGATGCCGGTCATGGACGGCATCGAGGCGACCGGGCGGCTGCGCGGGCCGGACGCGCCGCGGGTGCTGGTGCTCACCACCTTCGACCTCGACGAGCACGTTTACGACGCGCTGGCCGCCGGGGCGAGCGGATTCCTGCTGAAGGACGTGACCGCCGAGCGGCTCTTCGACGCGGTACGGGTCGTCGCCGCCGGTGAGGCGCTCCTCGCGCCCGCCGTCACCCGGCGGCTGATCGCCGAGTTCGCCCGGCAGCGGCCGAGGTCCCGCGCACAGGGCGCGCAGGATGCGCAGGGCGTACTTTCCGCCCTCACCCCGCGGGAGACGGACGTGCTGCGGCTGCTCGCGGAGGGGCTGTCGAACCCGGAGGTCGCGGCCCGGCTGAGAGTGGGCGAGGAGACGGTGAAGACGCACGTCAGCCGGGTGCTGTCCAAGCTGGGGCTGCGGGACCGCACCCAGGCGGTCGTCATGGCGTACGAGTCTGGGCTGGTCGTGCCCGGGTCGCCCTGA
- a CDS encoding sensor histidine kinase, with amino-acid sequence MGEESSRERRAPAVRVLPVGLGVLSVGEVVLRSGQLGGSFAAVLLLALATTLPLALVLGAECGARVGAALAVSAGCVLALVAFGTLTVGGVVAQLACVYVLGRWAGPLVVPYVVIALVSDQEGVRIVAVLVATLASAAAATGLARHVRSAAQAHSATERAFADTLLEHAARGERARIARELHDVVAHHISMIAVQAETARLTTPGLPAEGATRLLAIGDTARTALTEMRRLLGVLREDAGPGVQRRPQPGLGQLLDLVDESREAGGARTRLIVSGPLAPLDPGVEVTAYRIVQEALTNARRHAPGAAVDVELHYGEEELAVRVRDNGPGPAAAGAAGHGLLGMRERAASAGGSVRTGPAAGGGFLVEARLPLRTEALR; translated from the coding sequence GTGGGGGAAGAGTCGAGTCGGGAGAGAAGAGCGCCGGCCGTGCGGGTGCTGCCGGTCGGGCTCGGAGTGCTCTCCGTGGGTGAAGTCGTGCTGCGCAGCGGTCAGTTGGGGGGTTCCTTCGCCGCCGTTCTGCTGCTCGCCCTCGCCACCACCCTGCCCCTCGCGCTCGTGCTCGGCGCCGAGTGCGGCGCTCGGGTCGGGGCCGCGCTCGCCGTCAGCGCCGGGTGCGTGCTCGCGCTCGTGGCCTTCGGGACGCTCACCGTGGGCGGGGTCGTCGCACAGTTGGCCTGCGTGTATGTGCTGGGCCGGTGGGCGGGGCCGCTCGTCGTGCCGTACGTCGTGATCGCGCTGGTCAGCGATCAGGAGGGGGTGCGGATCGTCGCCGTGCTGGTGGCCACGCTCGCGTCCGCCGCCGCGGCGACCGGCCTCGCCCGGCACGTGCGCAGTGCCGCCCAGGCGCACAGCGCGACCGAACGGGCCTTCGCCGACACCCTGCTGGAGCATGCGGCGCGCGGTGAACGGGCGCGGATCGCACGGGAGTTGCACGATGTCGTCGCCCACCACATCTCGATGATCGCCGTGCAGGCGGAGACCGCCCGGCTGACCACACCGGGCCTGCCGGCCGAGGGCGCCACCCGGCTGCTGGCCATCGGGGACACCGCGCGCACCGCCCTGACGGAGATGCGGAGGCTGCTGGGGGTGCTGCGGGAGGACGCGGGCCCGGGGGTGCAGCGGCGGCCGCAGCCGGGGCTCGGGCAGTTGCTCGACCTCGTGGACGAGTCGCGGGAGGCGGGCGGCGCCCGGACCCGGCTGATCGTCTCGGGGCCGCTCGCCCCGCTGGATCCGGGCGTCGAGGTCACCGCGTACCGGATCGTCCAGGAGGCGCTGACCAATGCGCGCCGGCACGCTCCGGGGGCGGCGGTGGACGTGGAACTCCACTATGGGGAAGAGGAGTTGGCGGTGCGGGTGCGGGACAATGGGCCGGGGCCGGCCGCCGCCGGAGCCGCCGGGCACGGACTCCTCGGGATGCGGGAGCGGGCCGCTTCGGCGGGCGGTTCGGTGCGCACCGGCCCGGCGGCCGGGGGCGGTTTCCTGGTCGAGGCCCGGCTTCCACTGCGTACGGAGGCCCTGCGGTGA
- a CDS encoding ABC transporter ATP-binding protein, translated as MTDNPTDQPGGDAPAIEVRALRKRFGRTLAVDGLSFTVAPGTVTGFVGPNGAGKSTTLRSLLALDAPDEGEALIAGRPYQALRRPLLTVGALLDAAALHPGRRGRDHLRWLAHSHGLPIRRVDDVLEQVGMEKAARRRAGGYSLGMRQRLGIAAALLGDPPVLLLDEPVNGLDPEGIQWIRAFLRRLAAEGRAVLVSSHLMSELEDTADQVVVIGRGRLIADARVADLLAAASGDRVRLRTDSRARAMEVLTHEGGTVAVTDRDTLTVSGLPAPRIVELLSAADVPVTEVGAHRATLEEAYMELTRTAAEFTASRGEVSA; from the coding sequence ATGACCGACAATCCGACCGATCAACCGGGGGGCGACGCCCCAGCCATCGAGGTCCGCGCCCTGCGCAAGCGCTTCGGCCGCACCCTCGCCGTGGACGGCCTCTCCTTCACCGTCGCCCCCGGCACGGTCACCGGCTTCGTCGGCCCCAACGGCGCCGGCAAGTCCACGACCCTGCGCTCCCTCCTCGCCCTCGACGCCCCCGACGAGGGCGAGGCCCTCATCGCCGGCCGCCCCTACCAGGCGCTGCGCCGCCCGCTGCTGACCGTCGGCGCCCTCCTCGACGCCGCCGCCCTGCACCCCGGTCGCCGGGGACGCGACCACCTGCGCTGGCTGGCCCACTCGCACGGCCTGCCGATACGCCGCGTGGACGACGTCCTCGAGCAGGTCGGCATGGAGAAGGCGGCCCGCCGCCGGGCCGGCGGCTACTCGCTCGGCATGCGCCAACGCCTCGGCATCGCGGCGGCCCTCCTCGGCGACCCCCCGGTCCTCCTCCTCGACGAGCCGGTCAACGGCCTGGACCCCGAGGGCATCCAGTGGATCCGCGCCTTCCTGCGCCGGCTCGCCGCCGAGGGCCGGGCGGTCCTCGTCTCCAGCCACCTGATGAGCGAACTGGAGGACACCGCCGACCAGGTGGTGGTCATCGGCCGCGGCCGGCTGATCGCCGACGCGCGGGTCGCCGACCTCCTCGCCGCCGCCTCCGGTGACCGCGTCCGCCTGCGCACGGACTCCCGTGCCCGCGCCATGGAGGTGCTGACCCACGAGGGCGGCACGGTGGCCGTCACCGACCGCGACACCCTCACCGTCTCCGGCCTGCCCGCCCCGAGGATCGTCGAACTCCTCTCCGCGGCCGACGTACCGGTGACCGAAGTGGGCGCCCACCGGGCGACGTTGGAGGAGGCATACATGGAACTCACCCGCACCGCCGCCGAGTTCACGGCGTCGAGGGGCGAGGTGTCCGCATGA